One region of Clavibacter michiganensis subsp. tessellarius genomic DNA includes:
- a CDS encoding DMT family transporter, whose product MSWIVLIVSGVLEAVWATALGRSAGFTKVVPTVVFAVTVVASMAGLAYAMREISTGTAYAVWVGIGAALTVTYAIVTGEEPASVVKVLLLLGLVGCVVGLKLVDTGH is encoded by the coding sequence ATGTCGTGGATCGTCCTCATCGTGTCCGGGGTGCTCGAGGCCGTGTGGGCCACCGCCCTCGGGAGGTCGGCCGGGTTCACGAAGGTCGTGCCGACCGTCGTCTTCGCCGTGACCGTCGTCGCGAGCATGGCCGGGCTCGCCTACGCGATGCGCGAGATCAGCACGGGCACCGCGTACGCCGTGTGGGTCGGCATCGGCGCGGCGCTCACCGTGACCTACGCGATCGTCACGGGCGAGGAGCCCGCGAGCGTCGTGAAGGTGCTGCTGCTGCTCGGCCTCGTCGGCTGCGTGGTCGGCCTCAAGCTGGTCGACACCGGGCACTGA
- a CDS encoding ABC transporter substrate-binding protein: MTRTHRTLAVIAAAATATLLAGCGSGGTGAADASFTKEASGTLKAWAFDGADDVGKARMQHAADALSDVTIDLDSTAFDAQKFTTRVASGQTPDVVQMDRQFVATYAAQDLILPLDECYSVNGVDPEERFYESVTNDIRYDDAIWAVPQFFQPPAILLNERVLSAAGVTADQFDTSKPDQLLEAVGKVYRESGGDPAVLGLDAVPTSQAALWMLGFGGQLVDDEGKPTLDDASNLPGLEFLQRLSDAQGGYAKGKSFTDAFDTFGDGNQFVKDQVGAQVDAQWYLNVVAPYRDAIDISAVPFRDRDGEPFAVAGGSAFVIPAGAANKDAACAWMLDLTSQEAWEAAGDVRADTVAENGGIYTGLFTGSPAADQAIRDAHVVPSGDDGIDQAIATFYDVVAEGRSIGGSPAGQQIQGELQNAVASTLLGDKTPEQALGDAQTAAMRAYEQAAR; encoded by the coding sequence ATGACCAGGACACACAGGACGCTCGCGGTGATCGCGGCGGCGGCCACGGCGACGCTGCTCGCGGGATGCGGATCCGGCGGCACCGGCGCGGCCGACGCCTCCTTCACTAAGGAGGCCTCCGGCACCCTGAAGGCCTGGGCCTTCGACGGCGCGGACGACGTGGGGAAGGCCCGCATGCAGCACGCGGCCGACGCGCTCTCCGACGTGACCATCGACCTCGACTCCACCGCGTTCGACGCGCAGAAGTTCACGACCCGCGTCGCGAGCGGCCAGACGCCCGACGTCGTGCAGATGGACCGCCAGTTCGTGGCGACCTACGCGGCCCAGGACCTGATCCTCCCGCTGGACGAGTGCTACTCCGTGAACGGCGTGGATCCCGAGGAGCGCTTCTACGAGTCCGTCACGAACGACATCCGCTACGACGACGCGATCTGGGCCGTGCCGCAGTTCTTCCAGCCGCCGGCGATCCTGCTCAACGAGCGCGTGCTCTCCGCAGCCGGCGTGACGGCCGACCAGTTCGACACGTCGAAGCCCGACCAGCTGCTCGAGGCCGTCGGGAAGGTCTACCGGGAGTCCGGCGGCGACCCCGCGGTGCTCGGCCTCGACGCCGTGCCCACCAGCCAGGCCGCGCTGTGGATGCTCGGCTTCGGCGGCCAGCTCGTCGACGACGAGGGGAAGCCCACGCTCGACGACGCGTCCAACCTCCCCGGCCTCGAGTTCCTCCAGCGGCTGTCCGACGCGCAGGGCGGCTACGCGAAGGGCAAGAGCTTCACCGACGCGTTCGACACCTTCGGCGACGGCAACCAGTTCGTGAAGGACCAGGTGGGCGCGCAGGTCGACGCCCAGTGGTACCTCAACGTGGTCGCGCCCTACCGCGACGCCATCGACATCTCGGCCGTGCCCTTCCGCGACCGCGACGGCGAGCCCTTCGCGGTGGCCGGCGGATCCGCGTTCGTGATCCCCGCGGGCGCCGCGAACAAGGACGCCGCGTGCGCGTGGATGCTCGACCTCACCAGCCAGGAGGCGTGGGAGGCCGCGGGCGACGTGCGCGCCGACACGGTCGCCGAGAACGGCGGCATCTACACGGGCCTGTTCACGGGATCCCCGGCCGCCGACCAGGCGATCCGCGACGCCCACGTCGTCCCGAGCGGCGACGACGGGATCGACCAGGCCATCGCGACGTTCTACGACGTGGTGGCGGAGGGCCGGTCGATCGGCGGGTCGCCGGCGGGGCAGCAGATCCAGGGCGAGCTCCAGAACGCGGTGGCCTCGACGCTCCTCGGCGACAAGACGCCCGAGCAGGCGCTCGGCGACGCGCAGACCGCGGCGATGCGGGCCTACGAGCAGGCAGCCCGCTGA
- a CDS encoding alpha/beta hydrolase: MTRTPRSLLSRLAPPVIAMVGGQGEFASPDRTMRRAGRRVLRPGGFAPPPLLRGVRVTARVERGWHVYEVAPARAAGDRRLALYAHGGGWTHEISPFHWWLVAGLARRTGTTFTVPIYPLVPSGTAAEVVERTADLAEALVAEAGADRVTLMGDSAGGQIALSAALALRDRGVHAPRDVVLLSPALDLSFTDPLIARIQPTDPWLAVDGLRAAVESWRGELPVEDPRVSPLHGSLAGVGRITVFTGTHDILFADARALERKAAAVGHPVRIHVEPNLLHVYALMPIPEGARARDAMVELLRA, translated from the coding sequence GTGACGCGCACGCCCCGCAGCCTGCTGTCGCGGCTCGCGCCGCCGGTCATCGCGATGGTCGGCGGGCAGGGCGAGTTCGCGTCGCCCGACCGCACGATGCGCCGGGCCGGCCGCCGCGTGCTGCGGCCCGGCGGCTTCGCCCCGCCGCCGCTCCTCCGCGGGGTGCGCGTCACCGCGCGGGTGGAGCGCGGATGGCACGTCTACGAGGTCGCGCCCGCCCGCGCCGCCGGGGATCGCCGCCTCGCCCTCTACGCGCACGGCGGCGGCTGGACCCACGAGATCTCCCCGTTCCACTGGTGGCTGGTCGCCGGCCTCGCGCGCCGCACCGGCACGACGTTCACCGTGCCGATCTACCCGCTCGTCCCCTCGGGCACGGCCGCGGAGGTCGTCGAGCGCACGGCCGACCTCGCCGAGGCGCTCGTCGCCGAGGCGGGTGCCGACCGCGTGACGCTCATGGGCGACTCGGCGGGCGGCCAGATCGCCCTGTCCGCGGCCCTGGCGCTGCGCGACCGGGGCGTGCACGCGCCGCGCGACGTCGTCCTGCTCTCGCCCGCGCTCGACCTGTCGTTCACGGATCCGCTCATCGCCCGCATCCAGCCCACCGACCCGTGGCTCGCGGTCGACGGCCTGCGCGCCGCCGTGGAGTCGTGGCGCGGGGAGCTGCCGGTGGAGGACCCGCGGGTCAGCCCGCTGCACGGGTCGCTCGCCGGCGTCGGCCGCATCACGGTGTTCACGGGCACGCACGACATCCTCTTCGCCGACGCGCGCGCCCTCGAGCGGAAGGCGGCCGCGGTCGGGCACCCGGTGCGGATCCACGTGGAGCCGAACCTCCTGCACGTGTACGCGCTCATGCCGATCCCGGAGGGCGCCCGCGCGCGCGACGCGATGGTGGAGCTGCTCCGCGCCTGA